The Podospora pseudocomata strain CBS 415.72m chromosome 1 map unlocalized CBS415.72m_1, whole genome shotgun sequence genome has a segment encoding these proteins:
- the CTR2 gene encoding copper transpport protein (COG:P; EggNog:ENOG503P7A9) — MDHSHHDHSHHEMMDHSAHMGHGDHGGDGQNMCNMNMLFTWDTNNLCIVFRQWHISSNFSLFVSLLAIVALGAGYEALREAIRRYEAAVTRRANSVPREIESRYQDEEDHEQDAETAPFFGAVITGQNRDEVTKRAHIMKSVLYAVQNFYAFMIMLIFMTYNGWVMLACSFGAGLGYLLFGGQTTVAKETACH; from the exons ATGGATCACTCTCACCACGACCATTCCCATCATGAAATGATGGACCACTCGGCTCACATGGGCCACGGTGATCACGGCGGTGATGGCCAAAACATGTGCAACATGAAC ATGCTCTTCACCTgggacaccaacaacctctgCATCGTCTTCCGCCAATGGcacatctcctccaacttttccctcttcgtctccctcctcgccatcgtcgccCTCGGCGCCGGCTACGAAGCCCTCCGTGAAGCCATCCGTCGCTATGAAGCCGCAGTCACCAGACGGGCCAACTCCGTCCCTC GAGAAATCGAGTCTCGATATCAAGACGAGGAAGATCATGAACAAGATGCTGAGACAGCCCCCTTCTTTGGCGCTGTGATTACAGGCCAGAACAGAGACGAGGTTACCAAGCGCGCGCACATCATGAAGAGTGTCTTGTATGCGGTACAGAACTTTTATGCTTTTATGATCAT GCTCATCTTCATGACTTACAACGGCTGGGTCATGCTCGCCTGCTCCTTTGGCGCCGGCCTCGGATACCTCTTGTTTGGCGGCCAGACCACCGTAGCAAAGGAG
- the BNA1 gene encoding 3-hydroxyanthranilic acid dioxygenase (COG:E; EggNog:ENOG503P1R4): MLTQPINLPKWLEENSHLLKPPINNYCVYNEGFTVMIVGGPNARTDYHINQTPEWFYQHRGAMLLKIVDPTDNNTFKDIVIRQGDMFLLPPNTPHNPVRFADTVGIVLEQKRPEGSIDRMRWYCQSCKEIVHEASFHCTDLGTQIKAAVEAFKEDEEKRTCKKCGEVAAWKPAEGSLKDPNLEEA; the protein is encoded by the exons ATGctcacccaacccatcaacctGCCAAAATG GCTTGAAGAAaactcccacctcctcaaaccccccatcaacaactaCTGCGTCTACAACGAAGGCTTCACCGTCATGATCGTCGGCGGCCCCAACGCCCGCACCGACTACCACATCAACCAAACCCCCGAATGGTTCTACCAGCACCGCGGTGCCATGCTCCTCAAGATCGTCGACcccaccgacaacaacactttCAAGGACATCGTCATCCGCCAAGGCGACatgttcctcctcccgcccaacaccccccacaaccccGTCCGCTTCGCCGACACCGTCGGCATCGTCCTCGAGCAAAAGCGTCCAGAGGGGAGCATCGACCGGATGAGGTGGTACTGCCAGTCATGCAAGGAGATTGTCCACGAGGCGAGCTTTCACTGCACCGATTTGGGGACGCAGATCAAAGCTGCGGTGGAGGCTTTCAAGGAAgacgaagagaagaggaCGTGTAAAAAGtgtggggaggtggcggcgtGGAAGCCCGCCGAGGGGAGTCTGAAGGATCCTAATTTGGAGGAGGCTTGA
- a CDS encoding uncharacterized protein (COG:Q; EggNog:ENOG503NV1X) — MMIFRRGLATATNATTMASLKKAGKVVCIGRNYADHIAELNNTRPKQPFFFLKPSSSILAPGEGPVVRPKGVDLHYEVELALVLGKRIRDFDENDNKAALDAIDSYALSIDMTARNVQNEAKKKGLPWDICKGFDTFLPVSNVINKSAIPDPHNIELYLTVNDKVQQQDSTELMLFRIPKILGDISKVMTLNPGDIVLTGTPKGVGPVVPGDVMKAGIRINGKELEEAKIEVQVEESTGAYQYGET, encoded by the exons atgaTGATCTTCCGGAGAGGTTTGGCTACGGCCACAAACGCAACCACAATGGCGTCGCTCAAGAAGGCTGGCAAGGTCGTGTGCATTGGCCGCAACTATGC GGACCACATTGCTgaactcaacaacacccgcCCCAAGCAacccttcttttttctgaagccttcttcctccatcttggcccCCGGGGAGGGCCCGGTCGTCCGCCCCAAGGGTGTTGACCTTCACTACGAAGTTGAGCTCGCCCTTGTCCTCGGCAAGCGTATCAGAGACTTTGATGAGAATGACAACAAGGCCGCTCTCGACGCCATTGACA GCTACGCCCTCAGCATCGACATGACCGCCCGCAACGTCCAAAAcgaagccaagaagaagggcctCCCCTGGGACATCTGCAAGGGCTTCGacaccttcctccccgtcaGCAACGTCATCAACAAGTCGGCCATTCCCGACCCCCACAACATCGAGCTCTACCTCACCGTCAACGACAAGGTCCAGCAGCAGGACTCGACCGAGCTGATGCTCTTCCGCATCCCCAAGATCCTCGGCGACATCTCCAAGGTCATGACCCTCAACCCAGGTGACATCGTCCTCACTGGCACCCCCAAGGGCGTCGGCCCGGTCGTTCCCGGCGACGTCATGAAGGCTGGTATCAGAATCAATggcaaggagctcgaggaggccaagattgaGGTCCAGGTGGAGGAGTCAACTGGTGCTTACCAGTACGGCGAGACGTAa